A genomic window from Litoreibacter janthinus includes:
- a CDS encoding TetR/AcrR family transcriptional regulator translates to MAGKVQKKRDDLRARLIDIAEERITTGGIADVRARDLAKEAGCAVGAIYNVFGDMNDLVMAVNARTFKRVGAHVSAAVAAEPEGHPVNTLITMSHAYLHFARDNTPAWRTLFDLEVSTEESVPAWYLEELQKVFALIAAPLARIFPDMPPEDVSLMTRGLFSAVHGIVLLGLEKRISAVPIDQLEHMISLVFNHLTSTPSKK, encoded by the coding sequence ATGGCAGGCAAAGTTCAAAAGAAGCGCGACGATCTTCGTGCGAGGCTCATTGATATCGCTGAGGAGCGGATCACCACGGGTGGCATCGCGGATGTGAGGGCGCGTGATCTGGCAAAAGAAGCCGGGTGTGCGGTCGGCGCGATATATAATGTCTTCGGCGATATGAATGACCTGGTGATGGCGGTAAACGCGCGGACGTTTAAGCGCGTCGGCGCTCATGTCTCTGCCGCAGTTGCCGCAGAACCTGAGGGGCATCCGGTCAACACCCTTATCACCATGTCGCACGCTTATCTGCACTTCGCCCGAGACAATACACCAGCGTGGCGCACGTTGTTCGACCTGGAAGTGTCGACCGAAGAATCCGTCCCTGCTTGGTATCTGGAAGAACTTCAGAAGGTTTTCGCCCTGATTGCCGCACCCCTAGCGCGAATCTTCCCCGATATGCCCCCCGAAGATGTGAGTTTGATGACCCGAGGATTGTTCTCAGCAGTGCATGGAATCGTCCTTTTGGGGCTGGAGAAACGGATTTCAGCCGTTCCCATAGATCAATTGGAGCATATGATTTCCCTTGTTTTCAATCATTTAACTTCAACTCCATCAAAAAAGTGA
- a CDS encoding phosphatidate cytidylyltransferase, producing MMTMTQTSSDLLFLFAACCGLLVIATLIGEVLRARLPKTHANLTVETYLTRVHSWWGMVFLFSIALLLGSIGIIMLFAFCSLAALREFLTLTTKTNADHWSLIASFYVILPLQYVLIWWGEVGLFSTLIPVYAFLLLPILSVLRGGKGADKNFLARISETQWGLMICVFCASYIPALVTLDIPDYGDRAPLLIAYLVFVIQMGDLMEYFAGRRIGKRKIAPAVSPKTREGIACGAALAAGLGLLLTWMTPFSPLASIAMAVVAYMVGVGGSLVLAAIKSDRGIKNWGHLIPGQGGFVDQLDSVVFAAPVFFHVTRYYYGG from the coding sequence ATGATGACGATGACCCAAACCAGTTCCGACCTTCTGTTCCTGTTCGCGGCCTGCTGCGGATTGCTCGTCATCGCAACCTTGATCGGCGAGGTCCTTCGCGCGCGGCTTCCGAAAACCCATGCCAACCTGACGGTGGAGACCTATCTAACCCGTGTACACAGCTGGTGGGGGATGGTGTTCCTGTTCTCCATCGCGCTTTTGCTGGGATCGATTGGGATCATCATGCTATTTGCCTTTTGCTCTTTGGCAGCCCTGCGCGAATTCCTGACGCTCACCACCAAAACAAACGCGGACCATTGGTCCTTGATCGCCAGCTTTTATGTCATCCTGCCGCTTCAATATGTGCTGATCTGGTGGGGCGAAGTCGGGCTTTTCTCGACCTTAATCCCTGTTTATGCCTTCTTGCTTCTGCCGATCCTGAGTGTCCTGCGCGGCGGTAAGGGAGCGGACAAGAACTTTTTGGCCCGCATCTCGGAGACCCAATGGGGGCTGATGATTTGCGTGTTCTGTGCCAGCTACATTCCGGCTTTGGTCACTTTGGACATTCCGGACTACGGCGACCGTGCACCGCTGCTTATCGCGTATCTGGTGTTCGTGATTCAAATGGGCGACTTGATGGAATACTTTGCTGGACGCCGGATCGGGAAGCGCAAGATTGCGCCTGCCGTGTCACCCAAAACCCGCGAAGGGATCGCCTGCGGAGCCGCACTTGCGGCGGGTTTGGGTTTGCTGCTGACATGGATGACCCCGTTCTCGCCGCTCGCCTCGATAGCGATGGCGGTGGTGGCCTATATGGTCGGCGTGGGCGGATCATTGGTTTTGGCGGCCATCAAATCAGATCGCGGCATCAAGAACTGGGGCCACTTGATCCCTGGCCAAGGTGGTTTCGTGGATCAACTCGACTCGGTGGTCTTTGCGGCGCCAGTATTCTTCCACGTCACGCGCTACTATTACGGCGGGTAG
- a CDS encoding lysophospholipid acyltransferase family protein — MRRFAASVVGKFLIFFAQFITAARAEWRGIEPVRRQRVYFANHTSNADLPLIWTVLPAALRRDTRAVAAADYWLKNKLRAFIGRDVFRGVLIDRRAEHRTDDPIAKIVEALDEGSSIIIFPEGGRNRSDDPLMPFKAGLYNIARQRPEIDLVPCWIDNISHIMPTGEVIPVPLACTVIFGAPIHVRDEEAKDEFLQRASDALLGLIPTRGAA, encoded by the coding sequence ATGCGCCGCTTTGCCGCCTCCGTCGTTGGAAAATTTCTGATCTTCTTTGCGCAGTTCATCACCGCCGCCCGAGCGGAATGGCGCGGGATCGAGCCGGTTCGCAGGCAACGCGTCTATTTTGCCAATCACACCTCCAACGCCGATCTCCCGTTGATCTGGACAGTCCTTCCCGCCGCGTTGCGCCGCGACACACGGGCAGTTGCGGCCGCAGATTACTGGCTCAAGAACAAGCTGCGCGCATTCATCGGGCGTGACGTGTTTCGAGGCGTTCTTATCGACCGCCGCGCAGAGCACAGAACCGACGATCCGATTGCCAAGATCGTCGAGGCATTGGATGAAGGCTCGTCCATCATCATTTTTCCCGAAGGCGGACGGAACCGCAGTGACGACCCGCTGATGCCTTTCAAGGCGGGACTCTATAACATCGCCCGTCAACGGCCCGAGATAGATCTGGTTCCCTGCTGGATCGACAATATCTCTCATATTATGCCAACAGGCGAGGTTATCCCTGTGCCACTTGCTTGCACGGTGATATTCGGCGCGCCGATCCATGTGCGCGACGAAGAAGCGAAGGACGAGTTCTTGCAACGGGCCTCTGACGCACTGCTGGGCTTGATCCCGACACGGGGAGCTGCATGA
- a CDS encoding PspA/IM30 family protein, protein MFLTLKTLMTGANARAEEKVRDVYAIELIEQKIREATHSLTAAKATLASLIQRHRGEDRQVKAIETRVIDLTERATKALQDDNEVMASEAANAIAQLENELEVRRQTLARLDQRIIRLRQSIETGNRRIIDLRQGAITAKAVRYEQSVQAKLNTTLQGQSSVAEAEELIANVLKKDDPFEQAEILADIERDLSHETLADRMSDAGYGAATRATGADVLKRLKSKK, encoded by the coding sequence ATGTTTTTGACTTTGAAGACCCTGATGACCGGCGCGAACGCCCGGGCCGAAGAAAAGGTCCGCGACGTCTATGCCATCGAATTGATTGAACAAAAAATCCGTGAAGCGACGCACAGCCTCACGGCGGCAAAGGCAACACTTGCCAGCCTAATCCAGCGCCATCGCGGCGAAGATCGTCAGGTCAAAGCGATTGAAACCCGCGTCATCGACCTTACCGAGCGCGCCACCAAAGCCTTGCAAGATGACAACGAAGTTATGGCATCTGAAGCGGCCAACGCCATCGCCCAGCTGGAAAACGAACTGGAGGTCCGACGCCAGACGCTCGCCCGACTTGATCAACGCATCATCCGGCTGCGCCAAAGCATCGAAACCGGCAATCGCCGTATCATCGACTTGCGCCAAGGCGCGATCACAGCCAAGGCAGTGCGCTACGAGCAATCGGTGCAAGCAAAGCTGAACACGACCCTACAAGGCCAGTCCAGCGTCGCAGAAGCTGAAGAGCTGATCGCCAACGTCCTCAAAAAGGATGACCCGTTCGAGCAGGCCGAGATCCTCGCAGACATCGAACGTGACCTGAGCCACGAGACATTGGCGGACCGCATGTCCGATGCCGGATACGGCGCGGCGACACGGGCCACAGGGGCAGATGTTCTAAAGCGCCTGAAATCCAAGAAATAA